In Dermacentor variabilis isolate Ectoservices chromosome 11, ASM5094787v1, whole genome shotgun sequence, one genomic interval encodes:
- the LOC142563266 gene encoding venom metalloproteinase antarease-like TtrivMP_A: MARLGPEKSLVSTRGITSRFAACGNSKAVIVSDTGDWYTTCLTAAHEIGHALGSPHDGQETSKDCPASDRHLMSTNTDRRKETYSKCTLKSANTFLMKPQATCLFELASFKQFLCSTSLENNPHVIHLRSEACKKLMTEGQSICQIEPLAPCQFRCTVCSNDTNSVEGEYSIYDQDYTPCNNKNSFQRCNRGICQ, encoded by the exons ATGGCCCGCTTGGGTCCCGAAAAGAGCCTAGTCTCCACAAGAG GAATTACTTCGAGGTTTGCAGCCTGCGGTAATTCGAAGGCGGTGATTGTGTCGGACACTGGTGACTGGTACACTACTTGCTTGACCGCTGCCCACGAAATAGGACATGC GCTCGGGTCTCCTCACGATGGACAAGAAACGTCCAAAGACTGTCCAGCGAGTGATCGTCACCTAATGAGCACCAATACAGATAGGAGAAAAGAAACGTACTCAAAGTGCACCCTAAAATCCGCCAATACATTTTTGAT GAAACCCCAAGCTACCTGCTTGTTTGAACTGGCATCCTTCAAACAATTTCTGTGTAGCACAAGCCTTGAGAACAATCCACACGTTATTCATTTAAGGTCTGAAGCATGTAAAAAACTTATGACTGAGGGACAGTCAATCTGCCAAATTGAG CCCCTAGCACCCTGCCAATTTAGATGCACCGTTTGCTCCAATGACACAAACTCAGTTGAAGGTGAATATTCCATCTATGACCAAGACTATACGCCCTGTAACAATAAAAATTCCTTCCAG